A portion of the Lolium rigidum isolate FL_2022 chromosome 1, APGP_CSIRO_Lrig_0.1, whole genome shotgun sequence genome contains these proteins:
- the LOC124681675 gene encoding abscisic acid 8'-hydroxylase 2-like: MAIFFIFLLTAACILVSVAVRRRRIGRGGAVGEEQELMLPPGSMGLPYVGETLLLYHQNPSVFFASKQMRYGDIFKTNLLGCPCVMLASPEAARFVLVTHQQLFKPTYPPSKERMIGPSALFFHQGEYHLRLRRLVQGSLGPDALRALLPDVESAVASTLAAWDGHVASTFHAMKTLSFEVGITTIFGSLLDGRHKEELRRNYAVVEKGYNCFPNRIPGTLYYRAVQARKRLREILGEIMADRRARGDQQGSGGDILGGLMRAAALTDDQVADNVIGVLFAAQDTTASVLTWILKYLRDHPKLLDAVKAEQMATYEANEGGKRPLTWAQTRGMTLTHAVIMESLRMASIISFTFREAVADVEYKGFLIPKGWKVMPLFRNIHHSPEYFQDPDKFDPSRFKVSPRPNTFLPFGSGAHACPGNELAKLEMLVLLHRLVTAYRWEVVGSSDGVEYSPFPVPRRGLRAKLWKAEGDGGGAVRGA; encoded by the exons ATGgctatcttcttcatcttcctcctcacggCGGCGTGCATCCTCGTTTCGGTTGCCGTTCGCAGGCGGAGGATCGGGAGGGGCGGCGCCGTCGGAGAGGAGCAAGAGCTCATGCTGCCTCCCGGCTCCATGGGCTTGCCGTACGTCGGCGAGACCCTCCTGCTCTACCACCAGAACCCCAGCGTCTTCTTTGCATCCAAGCAGATGAG ATACGGTGATATCTTCAAGACGAACCTGCTGGGGTGCCCGTGCGTGATGCTGGCGAGCCCGGAGGCGGCGCGGTTCGTGCTGGTGACGCACCAGCAGCTGTTCAAGCCGACGTACCCGCCGAGCAAGGAGCGCATGATCGGCCCGTCGGCGCTCTTCTTCCACCAGGGCGAGTACCACCTCCGGCTGCGGCGGCTCGTGCAGGGCTCGCTCGGCCCGGACGCCCTGCGTGCTCTCTTGCCGGACGTCGAGTCCGCCGTCGCCTCCACGCTCGCCGCCTGGGACGGGCACGTCGCCAGCACCTTCCATGCCATGAAGACG CTGTCGTTTGAGGTCGGCATCACCACCATCTTCGGCAGCCTGCTGGACGGCCGGCACAAGGAAGAGTTGCGGAGGAACTACGCCGTCGTGGAGAAGGGCTACAACTGCTTCCCGAACCGCATCCCAGGAACCCTCTACTACAGGGCCGTCCAG GCGAGGAAGCGGCTGCGCGAGATCCTGGGCGAGATCATGGCGGACCGGCGCGCGCGGGGCGACCAGCAGGGCAGCGGCGGCGACATCCTCGGCGGGCTCATGCGGGCGGCGGCGCTGACCGACGACCAGGTCGCCGACAACGTGATCGGCGTGCTGTTCGCGGCGCAGGACACCACGGCCAGCGTGCTCACCTGGATCCTCAAGTACCTGCGCGACCACCCGAAGCTCCTGGACGCCGTCAAG GCTGAGCAAATGGCGACGTACGAGGCGAACGAGGGCGGGAAGCGGCCGCTGACGTGGGCGCAGACGAGGGGCATGACGCTGACGCATGCG GTCATAATGGAGAGCCTGAGGATGGCGAGCATCATCTCCTTCACCTTCAGGGAGGCCGTGGCCGACGTGGAGTACAAAG GTTTCCTGATTCCCAAGGGGTGGAAGGTGATGCCGCTGTTCAGGAACATCCATCACAGCCCGGAGTACTTCCAGGACCCAGACAAGTTCGACCCTTCTAGATTCAAG GTATCTCCGCGGCCGAACACGTTCCTGCCATTTGGGAGCGGCGCGCACGCGTGCCCAGGGAACGAGCTGGCCAAACTCGAGATGctcgtcctcctccaccgcctcgtCACCGCCTACAG GTGGGAGGTGGTCGGCTCGAGCGACGGCGTGGAGTACAGCCCGTTCCCGGTGCCGCGGCGCGGCCTCCGGGCCAAGCTGTGGAAGgcggagggcgacggcggcggcgccgtccgGGGCGCCTGA